The DNA sequence TTAACTGTGATATTGACAGTATACCGTATTCCCACCCATCCATGGTAATACCCCCTCTAAAAAcaggggctactacgacactagaaaatcgaagtttgtatcgcaTCGTGTCTTTCACTCgtgtattaaatgacataagcgtcagcgggacggcaacatacgaagttcgagttttgcacttcgtagtatagatagggcctgcaaggctactacgaaactcgtaactcgaagttcgtgtcgtgcggtctctctcactctcgtatcaaacagtgtaagtgtcagagggaccgcacgacacgaacttcgagtttcgagtttcggagtagcccagctgcagggctactatgtaactcgaaactcgaagttcgtgttgtgtggtctctctgacacttatactatttaatacgagagcgagagggacggtacgacacgaacttcggagtaggccctctgttctGTACTGTAAAAACCCACTCCTACTACACTTGTACCTAGCCGGCCTCAACAAAACCGTTCACGTCAGCCATCCAAATAACATTGGATTCGCCGCTACTTGCTTGCTTGGCTTGGCTTGGAGTTTTGTATTTGATGCGGTTCAACAAAGACTACCGGTTCAATTTCAATACGCTCGTCTtttctgcaattttttttttattgtgaaatCCAACTGACTAAATCTAAAGCATATTCAGTCACGATGTCAGGATGTAAGTATTTcagtttaaatatattattattaaacttattCAACAGATAGTTAAGCATtcgaataaaatgaaaaaaagtcaaacggtaggtacttatataaattcTACTGGCACAAAAAACGATCGTCATTTGTTGTCGTGTACCTTATGAAGTTATAACAAAGACAAAATCTTGCATtttgcagtcagtatttttctAGCTTATGACAAGCGCTAGGATACACCTGAtttgacataattataataataatttaacgtttatttcaggctctagtcccatatacttaatattagttacagtcttataatgataatgttactagtttaattaattgcgaTTAAATTAATATGCATAACATGCATGTCTAAACTTTTAACCTTTCACTTTATCTCGACTTTCTCTGGCTTTTCacctatattataataattgtaacCCTACTTAAAATTAGGAATGGATAGCTTGGACTTTGAAGTTATAATTACGGTTCCTTAATTAGGGTTCTTTATAttcatttcaaaattaattttcattttcagaTCCATATGGCGGAAACCCTCCTCAGTATCCTCCTCCGCAGAACCAGATATACCCTCAGATATACAACCCAGCAAATGCACCACCTCCAGGTCAGCCAGCGAACTACCCTGCTGGGCAGCAACCCTACCCATATCAGCCGGGCTTTTCCTACCCCTACCAAGGACAGCCAGGGATTGCCCCATCAGCTCCAGGATTAGCACAGACTGCACCACCTGCAGCATTCTCGTATGCTGGATATCCAACGGTCACACCCCAACCTGGTTACGGACGTAAGTACAATTAATAGTCTTATCTTAATTGTTTGTACCATACTAATGGATGTATGCTTTCTAGGTGACTCATTGGGTTCTTTTAGGTATTTAGGCATATACTGtaatattaatttttgatggtggatattattcttatttagtttgctttttacaagcttttgtttaacttccCTTGTTTGTATGTATATCCTGGAAATTCCACTTCCTAATATCCAATTAAGCTCAAAtgtggtatacttatgtaaatctagtGAAAGTAagataatctggtagtaaaattCTGATGGTGCAGCAAGGAACACCTCAACAGTTGATGGCATCAACATGGCATTTGGTACAATATTTGATTGATGCAAGCAAGTGTagttaaaaaagtacctacaactGTAgtgtagcaaaaaaaaaagctttaatcaattttttaacaaaaaccttTGTGCTCCATCTGTCTTGTGCCCGTTTTTATAATCAGCAGGAATTCAGCCATCACTTAAAATAACTACTCACATTGaatttgtcaaataaaaatgaGGTTCTTGTTTTCATCAAGTATTCTTAATTTGAATCACTTTGTTTTCAGCGGCCGTGGAGTGGGTCCCTTCTTCACCACAAACTGCGGCCAGCCTCAGTGACAGGGCTGTGGTGGCTGGCTATGAGGGCCATGACGGTAGTCCACTGTGGGCCATCCGTGCTCACTTCCAGGGTGACCTTATCCCTGGAAAACTGCCTATTAAGCATCGTTGTGCTTATGTTCCTTGGGGCGGCAAAGAAAATGCAGTGAATAATATTGAGGTGACTATTTTATAACATAGTAATCCAGAAGAAGCATAACTCCTGCATGGGCCACATACAGTGATTAGGATATCGGTGAAAACCAAAAAGTTGCataccgttaaagctgcgttagcaggtagttataatttccaataacttttccattgtgacacgaaaattataaaattatccatacaaatgtatgattaattttcgtgtcacaatggaaaaagttaatggaaattcaAAACTAcatgctaacgcagctttaacagtgtgcaactttttggttttcacccatataatttattcaacacttggagtgACACTTTCCGACTCTGGCAaaaacaatcttgcaaattaataatcagTTCGTTgattttaccgcttttatttttccaATAACCTTtacctctagcaattgcggcctattgaaacaacattgtaagggcgttcattaaagaaagtaagttaataccgggtgtggcctgtaatatgagctattaattaaaacatagattgtactcgtcaaactgaacaacattagttcagctacttgtaaaaataattagtttttaatttttattacagttttaagtttattcgaagaagcaatgtaaagcaaaatgcttgacttttgtagcgtgacaggcgacgttagTTGTGTTCTAGGACGGCGTACATttatagcagtatttaatttgtatgaaaaaaataagtttaaaaaactgaaattcGACTACGGATAAaacgtgaaataaaaaacaagaaaatgttTAAGAACTATACGCAATTAATTTGCTCCTCTGTGACTACAAATATgaatatgttttaattttttgctcgtattacaggcgaCACCCGGTCTAACACAGTGCCTTCGCAGTAACttagcaaatttgagttcaaatattccaacaaccagcagttttaatgtgatttcattttttcaagcattatagctctgatggaaaaaataaaaaattagttaccgcctcaaaaagttacataatcatcatgtgtcatttgaatcatatTAGACCAAATAGAGTATAACAAGCGTTTCTTTCATGTGTGTGGGTTAGGAACACCCCAGTAATGtttcgtaataaaataaaattgtgcatGTTTCACATACATACTGTAGCTAACACTTGTATGCATTTACTGATCACAAATACGACTCCAAAAAATGTACCCATATTGATATTAAACCTTGAGCATCTGCATGTGTGACAGCCACCAATGTTTAACCTTAAGAAgactattatttttgttaaactttGTTTTAGGTTACCTTAACATGCAAGAATTTGTTCTTTGctacaaaactaaaacattCCCGGGTGATTTAAAAATTGTTGTAAACATCCCGTTTTTATTTGAAGGTATGCTGTGCCCGTCCGGAGCGAATCCGTTGGATCGAAAGCCGCAATGGCAGCGTCCCACCCAACGCGGTGGTCGCGGGAAACACGTCCAACGGGGAACCTTTATACATCGGACGCGCCAAGCACGAGGGATCGCTGACTCCGGGGAAGGTGATATATCTTTTTAAAACGCATGTATTTATGTAGaaagtcaaagaaactgaaacgCGTACCAACTGTGTGTGCGGTGGAAACTTGTGTGCTACTGacgtcatattgacattccatgaATTTAATTATGAAAAAGTCTCACCCTGGTACGCAATTCGGTTTCCTCCACTGTATGTAACGGAATCATTTAACTTGATTTTTACCCTCTTTTTAATGTTGTATTCATACTTAAATTATGAGAAAGTATAGTTATGCGACGTTCTGATTACGACATAATTATGATAACATGATACCGAGATGACACGTTTAACCGGAAGGCCACTCTAAAATTTACAACTAGCGAGTAAAGTATTCAAACGAAATCCTAATGTTGTTTAAAACGGAGGTACCTACTATGAGTTTCATTTAAGTAACGTGTTTCTGTGATtgtcatttcatcatcattgagTGTATCAAGCAATAATGTCCATGTTAACTGAAACAGGAACAAAAACACAGTTTTAGTAGAAAATCTGTGTGTTCCTAATAAGCTGATCTTGACTATACATAGACGATAAACTTAGCTGTAAGTTTAAAAACTGACcttcttttgttttacttttcagGTTCATCCGTCACACAAAAACATGTACATCTCGTTTGCTGGCAAAGAAATTCCACACAACACATATGAAGTGCTGTGCACtatttaaatatcatttatgattaggtactatatttttatattgcttCTGAAGGAACAAGGCTGTTAAGGTGCAAGCTAAGGTgcatttttgaatttatgtttACCTCGAATGTTAAGAAAAGTAATCTTCAGAgtacttaaaatattaattgttaatgttttataatcatggtattttgtattttaaataagaataaatatttttggaatgaattgaatgaatttgtggAATCTTTTCGTTGCACCTGTCATGTTAACGATCCCTAGGTATATCAGCTACTTCTGCCATAGTTGAAATCACTGtagaaatatttataggggTAGGTATGTGTCTCAGTTTCTTCAACTGTATGTGGGTTATCAAATATGAAgtacaaaaactaataaaaacatAGGCACTTGTCAGAATCATATTTTATTGTCATTACTATGAAATAAGTACACACACAAATAATTAACTAACCAGGTATCAACATTAAGATGAATCTAATAATTTAGAGTTAGGTACTAagaaatgaagtaatatttgcAGTATGGAAATATAATAACAGTTTCATTGCAATACCTGCTACAGCGaacgtttaatttattttcatattcagTTCAAAATTCATCTCTTAATGCATCACAGGCGTAGGAAAGTGGCctaaaattttacttaagtactatttaaacattaacaatattCTTTTACACTATCGTATACTTACACAACGCAATCATATTccttaaaatttgatatttttctaGTATTTGCCTTTATAGTTATAACAATGTCCATCTTTTGTGTAAACATAGTCATAAATATCACAGTAGGTATTATAATAGGAATCACATCATCAATGCAtccaattaaatttataaaggCACTTCTTTTGAACTAAGAGCTCCTCAAATAGTACATctggtttaaaaaatattttcaactcgttcgaaatttcatctaaattgctattcttatttttaccataaaataataataagcctaTAGTTTACTGGTACACCGCATGCTTTCTGTTAAACCCATTTCTATCTGCGATTGGTTCATATTTTCTTTGTCTGCTGGCATCGAGTTTGTAACATTGTCCGTCGTGTTTGTTCCATCTTTGTCAGATTCGAATGCCTTATTATCTACTCCCGTTTTTGTTGGAGTATTCTCTGCATTTGCCTCTTTTTCCTTTGCAACAGTTTTGGTTTCTGCTACTTTGCCATCATATTTTCTGCTCGCTAAATATAGCCACCTGAAACGAAACGTTTTGATTTAGAACGGTTCTTTATCGCTACAATGTAACGCTACAATATCAATGTTATAAATTGGGTTTTGTAGATTGTTTTAATAACATAGGTCGTTGACTTTCGTTCTAAATCAGACGAGTTTTTTTACGCCTTGCACGGCGACAAGGACCAGTTTTTGTGTCGTGTCATGTTGTCCACATTCGCCCGCAAGAATTTTTTGTAGTATGGACTTAAGtgtgtaggtaagtatgtagttgaaagaaaaataataccGACTTATAACAATGTCTTTAGATTTTGCCGAActattaacttaaaattaatcctTTTAGCATGGCATACCTAAGCAAGGAGTAAGCTATAAACGTATTGGGATCAAAATGTAAGTCTCTCCCTGTTATAAATAAGGAATGCGAGGGACTGACAGGAATTTGATAAATCTATTGCTAACACAGGATGATTCTGGTGACTTTGGGATCAACGCTAAACAACTCAGTAAATaaatctatcatcatcatcccagcctatacacgtcccattgctgggcacaggcctcctctcagaacaagagggcttgggccatagttcccacgcgggcccagtgcggattgggaacttcgcacgcaccattgatgttttccttcaccgcaaagctcgtggtaaaattcaaatgtaattccgcacatgaatttcgaaaaactcagaggtgcgagccgggattcgaacccacgaccctctgcttgagaggcgataggtcaaaccactaggccaccacggctatacaTATAAATCTATAACAACTCTTATATGGCCACTTTTTACGTTAGATACGTGAAGTGTcagtagttcccaatccgctttgtgctcgcgtgggaacaacaagccctctcatttttagaggaggcctgtggaagtatataggctgggataatgatatGATTATaaacaattcaaataaaataacatcctAATCAGCTCTCGCTGACAGATGAAAGGCATCCGAAGCCACGATCCTCTCCGCAACAGTGACCAGGAGGCTGTTGGGTAATGACGCGCAATGTCACACGACGAAAAACGATAAACAGAAAAACACTAATCTCTCACTAATTACtgttacctacctactgtgtTGTTACTGATTTACTGCTACGAAGCGCTAGCCTATGAGTTGATAAGgagggtttttttttcctttccttTTCTGATCACGTCTCAGAAGTCGCCTTGTAGATTGATACTCACAAGAATATAAGAACAGCAGGCACTGTGAGTCCACCTCCCAGCAGGAAGAAAGCGCCAGGGAACGTTTTAATGGTCGCCGTGTACATGGTGGTGTACATTGGTGCGTACACCAGCGGCATCATGGCTTCGGCCACACCGAAAAACGAATTCACTTTGCCTATAATGAGAACAAGTAGTAAATTAACCTTTGGTAGCAAATGACTACACTCCCTGCCGTGAGATCCGCTGATCATCTTCAATAATTCCGTTAAAACCAGCCACAATCACAGTCGAACATTTCGAAGCATCGCATTCAACGGCTCCCTACACCAAAAAATAGTCAGTAGGTAAATAAGACTGTCAACCCCATGGCTTTTTGGAATCGGAAGGTCTGAAAGGTTAAATATTGGCAGCAGCGTCCTTGAAAAAAATTTGGTTGCGATTAGGTATTTAGCGACAGTCGTTATTCAGACGTTCTCTAAAGATGTGTATCAACTCTTAGCTAATAGACTGTACCTAATCACTTTGGACTTTCACATAACCTAGTAAAATGTTTGACTTGTCGCATGTCATTAgatcctttttaacccccgacgcaaaaagaggggtgttataagtttgaccgctatgtgtgtctgtgtgtgtgtctgtctgtctgtctgtggcaccgtagctcttaaacgggaggaccgatttgaatgcggttttttttatttgaaatcaggttttctagcgatggttcttagacatgtttcatcaattcagccgtttttgagatattgaactttggagtgactaagttgggggttttccaactttttgttggatAGGTTATTATGACAAGGTTCTAGCGTGGGACTATTGTGCAGGAATTTTATTATGGCAGGAAACGTATacaatattttgtataatatatgtacctaagtGTGTATGAAAAATTATAACGAATTAAAGACAACACATTATTGCGACCGCACATAGAGTGAATAGACCACAAATATTGAAGTGATGTTATTGAGTATTGCTCTGTGGCCATAGTAAGTGAATATGTGGATAAATGTAATAATAGCACACCTAACTCTTCCTTTTCGACCAGTTTTGATACCATAGATCGCATGGCAATGAAGGATGTTCCGCTGAAGATTTCTATCAATGGTGCtgaaacatgaaaaaataaataaattattaactattcgtttaaaaatatatataataaaaaataggaccgactccaaaaaaccatgaaaataattttctatgaGTCTTAAGTCGGTGCTCCAGCACGAGCCcgaagagtcctggtgcttcaccacccattccatttcaccatgtgaattacgatgagcttaaattgcttagcaactgcgttaaagtaattgaaattcaacccgtgaagtacttgttattaagtagtcggtccattggtcaaatttggtcttcatcatcagatccacTTCaacaaatgatgattttcaggAGCAAATGCACgattactcctaaatatatcgaaattaccataggcgttcctacaatatttgaagagttccctcgatttccttaggatcaatcatcagatcctgatttggtgcttatggaaccTATTTGAAATCATTCCTAGACGGAGACATAAAtgcggagttctgaggtaacaaacataaaaaaaatacaaccgaattaataacctcctcctttttttgaagtcggttaaaaatatcttGCAATGGATCATTTTAAGACAGTAAATTGAGAAATCAACTACCACCCTGTTAAGTGAATGATAAAACGAGTTGACTTTTTTGACTGATTTTGTCATTTCATTAAACAGGTTCAGGAATTTGATCAAATTACTAATTGTTTCTAGACAAATGTCAAAATGGATTCGCCATTTTAACATCTTGCGACTTGGTCATTTCCCTTagagattttttataaatatctgTTTTGGCCATTTCCCGGCGAAATATCTATATGTAAAGATTTAGAAATAAACAAGTTTTACCTATATAAATGTGCCAAGTCTTGGTAGCAAATGCATACATGAAGCCGGACAAAATTTTACTCGTGCAAGATATCACCCCGATGATAGCATCGTCAAATTTTAATAGGTGACTGAATACACCCACGGAGAACAGGGTACCTGCAAACAGAAATTAAATGTCTAAGGTAAGTAATGCCTAGAAAACAGTACAGTACAATGCATATTTGGCAAAAGAAGGTTAAAATAGTGAGTTTATTTGATGTCTCTTCACGTCGATGTTACGCTTCAGGTCAGCGAATTTGACCTTTACATAGACTGtgtttatatttaattgtttatgtaagtaaataaaaaaaaaacattccaacAAGGCCATAACGTTAATTACCGGTAATTTCTATCACTGAACTGACCCATTTGTCGAAGTTAACGAATACAAAAAACACGATGTATGGGTACATACTCTATACGTATAGGTAGAGCCGTTTGTAACTGTTCTTCTCAGTGAACTaaagcaattactttgctcacccgcgaccttaataaTAGTTGcgtttatgcatgaaatgtgtgttcatgcagttcctccacatccACATTTCAAGAACACATACAAACCCAACAATCATCACCATGGTTGGTtttatgtgtgttcttgcaATTTAGGACTGAGAAGAACTATATGGAGGTACCACACTACATTGACGCGTTTCAagctcaaccagagctcatcttcagaacaacacaaccgttcatgTTCTTCTCAgttctaaatttttattacctagGTATGTCTAGGTACCTAATTCACCTAATCTACTAAAAATACAacttaaagggggggggggggaacaATGAGATTccattttgtcaaaaaaatgttGTTAGTCATTCTTCAAAGGTATCTGAACGGAAATGCATCACTTTGgaataatattttcatcatATAGCCATAGGATACCGTGATATCCTTAGACTGtctttttttcacacctctcattcaggATAGTAActtccctgacgagagggatcaaagtgcaacttttctgttcttttgcaaattaaattttttgaagttggtaaTTAATTGTCAAACCACACTATTTATTcctatgctggttgctctttaatcatatttagaattgttttataTCAATTTTCGTCATACTCGATGTGAAAAGTTGTAGGTATGAGTCACTCGGAAGCAATTTTTTtacatcttgggcgttaacacttgaatccctcgttACGTACAGTATTCTAcgttagaatccctcgctacgatCAGGATTCTATctttcgctacattctggattcaattcacgaactctttatttttattgtcctccaatgaatatctaatattatgaatgataacaataatattttaatttaagtaaattaCATAATCACAATCAAAATATAGTAATTACATGTCAGAGTTAGTAGGGTTAAGTTTCTTACCAACTAATGAAGTACACATGGCGTAAGTAGAGAACACGCTGAAATCAACCTCGTTCCAGTTGAAGCGGTATCTCGTGAACAGGTACATAACCGACATTTCGcctgaaacaaaaacaaaacccgTTAGGGACAGGTTTACAGCTGAGAGATACCATGAGTttgtaataaatacatatatggtagtttttttttgttaaaaatgtcatttttatagTTCCGTATGAAActaagaacccttatagtttcgccatgactgtccgtttgtttgtctgtccaCGGCTAAGCTCGGAGACCGTTAGTATCTAcgagaaagctgtaatttggcatgaatatataggatacatatcagtcacgccgacagtggtgaataaaaaaaactaataaaaaataccctATCTTGCGCATgttgacacgctcttggccggttttatacaatcttttttgcattatcatctaaactacatttccgttcCAAATGTCAAATCGATACCTACTGTTAACCATtaaggagttccctcctgcggagacgaccctggctagACCACCATgagtcactaccagattatggttttgtcaccaaatttacatacgGATGTAAAATTTTAAGTCAGTCtgaccactagaagtgggtcaaatttaacttgcacgatttgaaCCGGCACATacatggtgcgtgcgaagttcccaatccgcactgggcccgcgtgggaactatggcccaagccctcttgttctgagaggaggcctgcgcccagcagtgggacgtatataggctgggatgatgataggtaggtattatctTTAAAACATCACGATCTAACAATGCCATTAGTAGCATGTCGTTACCGCATCAACCTAATTATAGAGCAAGCAGTTACAGAGACTACAAATCGGTGGCCAAGTTTGCAATTTTTCCATTGTTTTAGGCATAAAGACATAATGAGTACCTACTGTATCATAAGTGTACCTGGTCTCTATAACTAGGCAATGTAGCCAATTTTAAATCATCATCTAAGCGGATGACGCTCAGAATAATCACCCTATGAGCGATTACGAATAGGAAACCaactaaatttcaaaattacgGAATTAGGTAATAAcctaaaaaatatgtcttaaaAATAAGTTCTTATGTCATAACTAGctgctgttgcccgcgactccgtccgcgtaggattcgtttatcgctatctcgtgggaactatgcaattttccgggataaaaactattctatgttcttcccgggactcaaactaggTATGTGTATacggaatttcatctaaatcgtgaCAGCAGTGTTTAGACAGTGAGGACCTTGTAAAAGGTCCGTCCGGAATTgctaccacgagctttgcttTAATCCTGCACTGTGGGAACATAGCTTGCACTGTGGTGTATTAGGCTTGGATAAGACATCCGATCTAACACATGCTGAGGCAACCTACAAATCTTGGCGGCAATTTAGGTTTGGCATGACTCTGTATCATAACCTTGGTGTAGCTTTTTTACGGTGTGATAATCTTACCATCATCCCACCTTGCTCGTTtgcatcaaaataaaaaaaaaaaaggttctgttttgcggtttagacgtgagaGGTAAAaagaacaaacagacttacaaactttcgcatttataatatttgtgggATAGCTAGAAACTGGCGTTGTGGATCCGTACCACaacattgctgagctgccaaaCTTTTCAGCTCTAGGTAACAAGTtatttctttggtaaaacatgtaCTTTTGTATTTGTACCAATCACCTGTAAATAAAAcatcacgtaaaaaaaaatcttcatttcatgaagcccaaggtcggtaaatgagtccgtgcccgtactgaagcgcgcgcgcgctgctgcgcatggtgcagcagcaggaccacatgcacacggggctcaggcacatgctgagggagggggagggcggcgctgccaagagcgcagcctaaggtatcgccaatatttggaacaattatatttttccttttagaaatataaaattatactcgcaaatgtgatgaaaaacattatatgtcgcacgggcggtactagaattacgaacatcgactcattaaagccctcagtcttcgacttcgggcttctaata is a window from the Choristoneura fumiferana chromosome 13, NRCan_CFum_1, whole genome shotgun sequence genome containing:
- the LOC141433981 gene encoding uncharacterized protein isoform X2, translated to MSGYPYGGNPPQYPPPQNQIYPQIYNPANAPPPGQPANYPAGQQPYPYQPGFSYPYQGQPGIAPSAPGLAQTAPPAAFSYAGYPTVTPQPGYGPAVEWVPSSPQTAASLSDRAVVAGYEGHDGSPLWAIRAHFQGDLIPGKLPIKHRCAYVPWGGKENAVNNIEVCCARPERIRWIESRNGSVPPNAVVAGNTSNGEPLYIGRAKHEGSLTPGKVHPSHKNMYISFAGKEIPHNTYEVLCTI
- the LOC141433981 gene encoding uncharacterized protein isoform X1 codes for the protein MQNYYLGTISDILRNLERAMSYGSLEPYDLVSNQWSAYVRRVKQYMLINQTEDELKVPLLLSAVGDATYSLMSNICSPIHPEDLRFDALIRLMTEYLEKPEKHHTEIAERHVFRQRRQRSDESLVDFLESLQRLARNCNFGTMLKENLRDQFISGMADRNMRSKLFGEKNIQYPEAVALALAMERSAKSLTYDPYGGNPPQYPPPQNQIYPQIYNPANAPPPGQPANYPAGQQPYPYQPGFSYPYQGQPGIAPSAPGLAQTAPPAAFSYAGYPTVTPQPGYGPAVEWVPSSPQTAASLSDRAVVAGYEGHDGSPLWAIRAHFQGDLIPGKLPIKHRCAYVPWGGKENAVNNIEVCCARPERIRWIESRNGSVPPNAVVAGNTSNGEPLYIGRAKHEGSLTPGKVHPSHKNMYISFAGKEIPHNTYEVLCTI
- the LOC141433982 gene encoding probable peptidoglycan muropeptide transporter SLC46 translates to MLAYSGLYRFQKPSKNCCEWLHSFFDISLVKETLMVAFKRGPNNRRLRVIMLVVVLCVVIGPIYGEMSVMYLFTRYRFNWNEVDFSVFSTYAMCTSLVGTLFSVGVFSHLLKFDDAIIGVISCTSKILSGFMYAFATKTWHIYIAPLIEIFSGTSFIAMRSMVSKLVEKEELGKVNSFFGVAEAMMPLVYAPMYTTMYTATIKTFPGAFFLLGGGLTVPAVLIFLWLYLASRKYDGKVAETKTVAKEKEANAENTPTKTGVDNKAFESDKDGTNTTDNVTNSMPADKENMNQSQIEMGLTESMRCTSKL